Proteins from one Nicotiana tabacum cultivar K326 chromosome 23, ASM71507v2, whole genome shotgun sequence genomic window:
- the LOC107799304 gene encoding uncharacterized protein LOC107799304, whose amino-acid sequence MIQCPCKGYMNTVFKLRVGVRGNLLRKGFWDSYKVWDLHGEVLVRVETSNIAVSDEAEDNNIEEDNITEIIHDACGYTNMEDNNSNNSVDNEEPNIHTTKFYKLLEDAETELYPGCKKVSKLSFVVKPLHLKCLNHWSNKSMDALLSFFKEVLPEGSFVPNSFYEAKKVLCDLSLGYTKIDACRNDCILYWRDYADVQACLKYGKSIWKSEEHEGKKVAHKILRHFSIKPRLQRLYMASETAKKMRWHKEENIDDGVLRHPSDSVAWKSFDARHPTFSAELRNVRLGLASDGFQPYGNMSSNHSIWPVVLATYNLPPWDCMKNPYFMMTLLIPGPKYPDNDIDVYLQPMVEELKELWDGVETYDAHSKSNFLMRVAIMWTINDFPSYENLSGWSTKGKLACPCCHKDTQSTSLRSKLCYMGHRRFLPMDHPWRRSRTLFDGKVEMGVAPNPLTGDEALVQL is encoded by the coding sequence ATGATTCAGTGTCCTTGTAAAGGGTATATGAATACCGTGTTTAAGCTAAGGGTTGGTGTAAGAGGAAATTTATTGAGGAAGGGTTTTTGGGATTCTTATAAAGTGTGGGACTTGCATGGAGAAGTGTTAGTTAGAGTTGAAACTTCTAATATTGCAGTTAGTGATGAAGCAGAAGATAATAACATTGAAGAGGATAATATTACTGAAATAATTCACGATGCTTGTGGATATACGAATATGGAggataataatagtaataattcagTTGACAATGAAGAgccaaatatacatacaacaaAGTTCTACAAATTGTTAGAAGATGCTGAGACAGAACTTTATCCCGGTTGTAAAAAAGTCTCGAAGTTGTCTTTTGTTGTTAAACCACTTCACTTGAAGTGTCTTAACCATTGGAGCAATAAATCGATGGATGCATTATTGAGCTTCTTTAAAGAAGTTCTTCCCGAGGGTTCATTTGTGCCAAATTCTTTTTATGAAGCAAAGAAAGTTCTTTGTGACCTCAGCTTGGGGTACACCAAAATAGATGCATGTCGGAATGATTGTATTTTATATTGGCGTGATTATGCTGATGTCCAAGCATGTCTTAAGTATGGTAAGTCTATATGGAAGTCCGAAGAACACGAAGGCAAGAAAGTAGCTCATAAAATCTTGCGGCATTTTTCAATCAAACCAAGGCTTCAAAGATTgtacatggcaagtgaaacagcTAAAAAGATGAGGTGGCACAAGGAGGAAAATATTGATGATGGTGTCTTGCGACATCCGTCTGACTCAGTAGCATGGAAATCCTTTGATGCACGACATCCCACATTTTCAGCTGAGTTAAGAAATGTTCGATTAGGTTTGGCAAGTGACGGGTTCCAACCTTATGGGAACATGAGTTCTAATCATAGTATTTGGCCAGTCGTACTAGCTACATATAACTTACCACCATGGGATTGCATGAAAAATCCATATTTTATGATGACACTTCTTATTCCAGGCCCCAAGTATCCAGACAATGATATCGATGTATATTTACAACCAATGGTtgaagagttgaaagaattatgggacgggGTGGAGACTTATGATGCACACTCAAAATCTAATTTTCTGATGCGTGTGGCTATCATGTGGACGATCAATGACTTTCCTTCGTATGAAAATCTTTCAGGATGGTCAACCAAAGGCAAGCTTGCATGCCCTTGTTGCCATAAAGATACACAATCGACTTCCTTGCGTAGTAAGTTGTGTTATATGGGTCATCGTCGCTTCCTTCCCATGGACCATCCATGGCGGAGAAGTAGGACGTTATTTGATGGGAAAGTTGAAATGGGAGTTGCACCTAATCCTTTAACAGGTGATGAAGCACTTGTGCAATTATAA
- the LOC142177380 gene encoding secreted RxLR effector protein 161-like: protein MISQQKYIKELLKRFEIESSKIIDPSIATATCLDLDEPGSPMNRTMYRGIISSLLYLTTSRPDIVFSVGLCARFQSSPKESHLKAAKRILRYLKGMQDLVLYYPSGGNFDLIGYADADYTSYLVDRKSAFGMAYFLGSYLISWGTKKQNSVALSTAEAEYVAASSCCTQLLWIKQQLEDFGAFSDCVPLLCDNPSALNMAMNPVHKAH, encoded by the coding sequence ATGATAAGCCAACAGAAGTACATTAAAGAGCTCCTGAAGAGATTTGAGATAGAAAGTTCAAAAATCATTGATCCTTCTATTGCCACTGCCACCTGTCTGGActtggatgaacctggttctcctATGAACAGAACCATGTACAGAGGCATCATTagttcactcttgtatctcacaACTAGTAGACCTGATATTGTATTCAGTGTGGGATTATGTGCTAGATTTCAATCcagtccaaaggaatctcatcttaaAGCTGCCAAGAGGATTCTAAGGTATCTTAAAGGAATGCAAGACTTGGTTCTCTACTATCCTTCAGGGGGCAATTTTGACttaattgggtatgctgatgctgattatacTAGTTATCTGGTGGATAGGAAAAGTGCATTTGGCATGGCATATTTTCTGGGATCATATTTGATTTCATGGGGTACAAAGAAACAAAACTCTGTGGCTCTTTCAACTGCAGAAGCTGAGTATGTGGCAGCTTCCTCTTGCTGTACTCAATTGCTGTGGATCAAGCAGCAACTGGAGGACTTTGGTGCATTTTCTGATTGCGTGCCATTACTGTGTGATAATCCAAGTGCTCTCAACATGGCAATGAACCCGGTTCacaaagcacattga